A window of Daucus carota subsp. sativus chromosome 2, DH1 v3.0, whole genome shotgun sequence genomic DNA:
CACTACAATTTGGAACATAAACGAAGAAGAAATCATCGGCACATATAAGAAGAAAAACGTGCTCTAAAAAGGACAACGAAATTACAACAAGAAGTAAGAAATCTACGATTCACATGTCTCCACCTACACAAATTTGATTCTCTATTTTAATAAACAACTCCAAAGTTCTTAACaacataaatacatacatatattatatttacacaGACAGTACACCTTCATGAAAATGTTTAACGTTTCATTTCCTTTCAACTCTTTTACAGTTTTACACGACgaaaaagatataaatataataataattatataattaaccgTAACTTTTTACTAGGGCACAAAATTATTAACTGTGGGTAACGGCTGATGATGAATCATCATGGGTTGGTTACCTTGGAAACATAACTATTAACCAACGCCAACGCATTACTCGTCACTTGCGTCACTTTCACCGTCCGATCACACACGTCCTTCTTCATCGGACCGTCGCTCACTTCCTCGAATCCGTCCGTACACGTGTCCTCATTCGTTAACGCCGCGCTCATGTACGTCTGCACATTGCTCATCTGAAACCTGAGCGACTCGCCGGAGCCGTTCATCACGAGCATCTGCCTGAGCGAGTCTCGTATTTGTTCGACGGCGTCGCCGAAGACGGAGAAGCAGTCGTGGAGGGCGGAGACGGCGCGGGGCTCGTTGGCGCCGGTGTCGGCCTCCTGGGTTAGGTTGGAGACGTAGTTGGCCATGCGCTTGGCGCGGTTGAGGCTCACGCCTATGGCGGCGCGTGCGAGGAGAGCGGGGTCTTCTTGGATTTTCAGGGCGTGGCGGGAGAGTGACCTGTAGCAGAGCTCGGGGTAGAGAGTTGTTTGGCAGTTTGTGCGGATGAATTCGGAGTTGTTGGCTGGGGAGACGCTCGGGGCGGCGTCGGGCGGAGTTTCAGCGGAGATATGGTGGAAGTTTAGTAGTATTGAGAGTAAGGACAGAATGGCAAGTGATAGTTGGGTGTCCATTCTTATGTGCAGAAATGGATGAGAATGAGAGAAAGTTTGGTTGAGTTTAGTTTTGCAGGGGAGAATTTTAGTTGAGGAAAGGGTTTTTATAGGCAGCATGCAACCAAGGACGACTAGGATTTGTTTAACTCTAAATTTTGAACTCTCGGCTGGGAAAAATAtttcaggatttttttttatttagtctTGTGctatcaattattttttatttaaataagaaaatttaactaataaacaCTTTTGTTTATGCATAAATgatgattatttatgaaattgaaatcaataaaaatttgtCCAACTAACTaaattatgattaaaaaaaatctgaatattCTAACAATTATGAATACTTATATATTAGTACTATAGGTATACTATAATAATTCGAAACTGagtcaaattttatttcaactttaaaatataatatatcgtGAAATCGTGTATATTACGTGGATAATTGTTTCTAGGAACTTCTATTCTAAGCCACCggataattttagaaaaataaatcaaaagttCTTATTATAGAACTTAATTGTTTGAGGTAgattaatcaattttaacacattttttattttaaattacaaaattactcAAGCAAGCTAGCCTAGCTAGCTCTCAAAGTGTTAATTTTATTGGAAAATGCTAAGATGTTACATAGATATTAGATAGTAATAAAGAAGATACGCCTCTTGTGATGATTGTTAATCATAATTTGAttgttttttcttaatattagaCTGCATTAATCAGGGCCAAGGACtccatttttttagtttatacttGTACCAAGATAATTGATTAGTCAAGGAGCATATCAAATCTTTATGATACAATCCTGATTATGAGCTTTACGTGCTACTTTGGAGCTTTTTATCTAAACATTGCATTATTGATCATCAAGTGTTAATTATTAACTTAaattattacaaaataaaatgttaaattaaaTACATGGTTAAAAAAGCTAACTATTTctccaattaaatattaagtcaataataaaatgttttacaATTAGTTACATACATATAACATGAATTTGGATTATGAGTGGTATATTAATtaccaaattatatttataatcataaaccaaaatattatacaaatgataaacttttaaaaataactttctcaatatatataatcatactaTATCATTCAGTCATACATCTCCTATTCTATTACGCGATAAGTTTTAATTCTTTCCCATAACAAAAAAGCTCTCTCAACGTAAAACGAGAGCTAACTCAACAAAAAGATAAATTAAGTAATAAACAGTGTGTGTGTCAACCATGACAGAAAGATCtcctataatttgaaatccagaTAAAATGTCAAGATAACTTGTGCAAAGCGGACATGTTTTGAGttattaaaacttgaaaatgaaTTTGTAGGATCCAAAAAGTTAATACAAAACAGTAGCTCTGTGTTTTCTTCTGTAAAACGGTTACCCATCTGTTGGAAAATGAGATTAATAATTTGCTCTGTAT
This region includes:
- the LOC108206193 gene encoding 21 kDa protein translates to MDTQLSLAILSLLSILLNFHHISAETPPDAAPSVSPANNSEFIRTNCQTTLYPELCYRSLSRHALKIQEDPALLARAAIGVSLNRAKRMANYVSNLTQEADTGANEPRAVSALHDCFSVFGDAVEQIRDSLRQMLVMNGSGESLRFQMSNVQTYMSAALTNEDTCTDGFEEVSDGPMKKDVCDRTVKVTQVTSNALALVNSYVSKVTNP